Proteins encoded within one genomic window of Dermatophilus congolensis:
- the groES gene encoding co-chaperone GroES, with protein sequence MSVSLKPLEDRIVVKSSEAEQTTASGLVIPDTAKEKPQEGEVLAVGPGRWNEKGDARLPLDVKVGDKVIYSKYGGTEIKVGGEEYLILSARDILAVVA encoded by the coding sequence ATGTCGGTTTCTCTTAAGCCGCTCGAAGACCGCATCGTCGTCAAGTCCAGCGAGGCGGAGCAGACCACGGCTTCCGGCCTGGTTATTCCGGACACCGCTAAAGAAAAGCCCCAGGAGGGCGAGGTCCTGGCTGTGGGCCCGGGCCGTTGGAACGAGAAGGGTGACGCTCGTCTTCCCCTCGACGTCAAGGTCGGTGACAAGGTCATCTACAGCAAGTACGGCGGCACCGAGATCAAGGTTGGTGGCGAGGAGTACTTGATCCTGTCGGCCCGCGACATTCTGGCCGTCGTCGCCTGA
- the guaB gene encoding IMP dehydrogenase produces MSSTPHSTSEFEQSCVTDPFRNLGLTFDDVLLLPGETDVIPSEADTSTRFSRNITLRVPLTSAAMDTVTESRMAIAMARQGGIGVIHRNLSIEDQAVQVDRVKRSENGMITDPVTASPEMTLAQVDALCGQFRISGLPVVDADGKLVGIITNRDLRFEMDTSRRVAEVMTKMPLVTAPVGVDRDEALALLAAHKIEKLPLVDDTGKLRGLMTVKDFTKTEKYPDATKDDGGRLRVAAAVGFWGDSWDRAMALVDAGVDALVVDTANGHARGVTDMIRRLKKETAGKAVDVIGGNVATRAGAQALVDAGADAIKVGVGPGSICTTRVVAGVGVPQVTAIYEASLAAKAAGVPVIGDGGLQFSGDIGKAIVAGADTVMLGSLLAGCEESPGELVFINGKQFKSYRGMGSLGAMQSRGRAKSYSKDRYFQGDVSDDDKVIPEGIEGQVPYRGPLASVAYQLIGGLRQTMFYVGARSIPQMKERGQFVRITSAGLKESHPHDIQMTVEAPNYSRH; encoded by the coding sequence ATGAGTTCCACGCCTCATTCGACTTCTGAGTTCGAGCAGTCTTGCGTCACGGATCCGTTCAGGAATTTGGGTCTGACTTTCGATGACGTTCTGCTGCTACCCGGCGAGACTGATGTGATCCCTTCTGAAGCGGATACGTCTACGCGTTTCAGCCGGAATATCACGCTGCGGGTGCCGTTGACGAGTGCGGCGATGGACACGGTCACCGAGTCGCGGATGGCGATCGCGATGGCTCGTCAGGGCGGGATTGGTGTTATTCACCGCAACCTGTCCATCGAGGATCAGGCGGTACAGGTTGACCGCGTGAAGCGTTCCGAGAACGGCATGATCACTGACCCGGTGACGGCTTCACCGGAGATGACGTTGGCTCAGGTGGATGCCCTGTGTGGCCAGTTCCGTATTTCTGGCCTGCCCGTGGTTGACGCTGATGGGAAGCTGGTTGGCATCATCACCAACCGTGACCTTCGCTTCGAGATGGACACGAGCCGTCGTGTGGCTGAAGTCATGACGAAGATGCCGCTGGTTACTGCGCCAGTGGGGGTTGATCGTGACGAGGCTTTGGCTCTGCTTGCGGCACACAAGATTGAAAAGTTGCCGCTGGTAGATGACACCGGCAAGCTGCGCGGCTTGATGACGGTGAAAGACTTCACTAAGACGGAGAAGTACCCCGACGCCACAAAAGATGATGGTGGGCGTCTTCGGGTCGCTGCCGCGGTGGGATTCTGGGGTGACTCTTGGGATCGTGCGATGGCTCTGGTGGATGCAGGTGTGGACGCACTGGTGGTGGACACCGCGAATGGTCACGCGCGTGGCGTGACTGACATGATTCGTCGTTTGAAGAAAGAAACCGCAGGTAAAGCTGTCGACGTGATTGGTGGCAACGTTGCCACGCGTGCGGGTGCGCAGGCACTAGTTGATGCTGGCGCCGATGCGATCAAGGTTGGTGTGGGGCCGGGGTCGATTTGTACAACACGCGTGGTTGCTGGGGTTGGCGTGCCGCAGGTGACCGCGATTTATGAGGCTTCGTTGGCAGCTAAAGCTGCCGGTGTGCCGGTGATTGGTGATGGTGGTCTGCAGTTTTCTGGCGACATCGGTAAAGCGATTGTTGCTGGTGCTGACACTGTCATGCTGGGTTCGCTGTTGGCTGGGTGTGAGGAAAGCCCTGGCGAATTGGTGTTTATTAACGGTAAGCAGTTTAAGAGCTACCGGGGTATGGGGTCGTTGGGTGCTATGCAGTCCCGTGGCCGTGCTAAGTCCTACAGCAAGGACCGCTACTTCCAGGGCGATGTCTCTGATGACGACAAGGTCATTCCGGAGGGAATTGAGGGGCAGGTTCCTTATCGTGGCCCGCTGGCCTCGGTCGCTTACCAGCTCATCGGTGGTCTGCGGCAAACAATGTTCTACGTCGGTGCCCGCTCTATCCCGCAGATGAAAGAACGCGGCCAGTTCGTCCGGATTACCTCGGCAGGGTTGAAGGAAAGCCACCCGCACGACATCCAGATGACGGTCGAAGCGCCGAACTATTCACGTCACTGA
- the groL gene encoding chaperonin GroEL (60 kDa chaperone family; promotes refolding of misfolded polypeptides especially under stressful conditions; forms two stacked rings of heptamers to form a barrel-shaped 14mer; ends can be capped by GroES; misfolded proteins enter the barrel where they are refolded when GroES binds) — protein MAKTLEFSDSARKALERGVNALADTVKVTLGPKGRNVVLDKSWGAPTITNDGVTIAREIELEDSYENLGAQLAKEVATKTNDIAGDGTTTATVLAQAMVNEGLRNVAAGAGPAALKRGMDKAVAAVNDRLLSNAREVAGKDEVAQVASLSAQDTEIGGLIGEAFDKVGKDGVITVEESQTSSTGLEFTEGMQFDKGYLSPYFVTDTENMEAVLEDAYVLVNSGKISSVQDLLPVLEKIAQSKKPLLIIAEDVEGEALSTLVVNRMREILKVIAVKAPGFGDRRKAMLQDIATLTGATVISEEVGLRLDQAELDMLGTARRVVSTKDNTTIVDGGGAQDEVDARVAQIKGEIEHTDSDWDREKLQERLAKLAGGVCVIRVGAYTEVEMKEKKHRIEDAIAATRAAIEEGIVAGGGTALLHASVAIDELGLSGDEATGANIVKKATAEPLRWIAENAGLQGYVAVAKVSELPLGQGLNAATGEYGELIGNGIIDPVKVSRSALRNAASIASMVLTTDTLVVEKKEEEPETHGHGHGH, from the coding sequence ATGGCTAAGACTCTTGAATTCAGTGACTCCGCGCGTAAGGCGTTGGAGCGGGGTGTGAACGCTCTTGCGGACACGGTCAAGGTCACGTTGGGCCCCAAGGGCCGCAACGTGGTTCTGGACAAGTCCTGGGGCGCTCCCACGATCACGAACGACGGTGTGACGATCGCTCGCGAGATTGAGCTGGAGGACTCGTACGAGAACCTCGGTGCTCAGCTGGCCAAAGAGGTCGCCACCAAGACGAACGACATCGCTGGTGATGGCACCACGACCGCAACGGTTTTGGCGCAGGCGATGGTGAACGAGGGCCTGCGTAACGTGGCTGCCGGCGCTGGCCCGGCTGCGTTGAAGCGCGGTATGGACAAGGCTGTGGCAGCGGTGAACGACCGCCTGCTCTCCAACGCCCGTGAGGTTGCCGGTAAGGACGAGGTTGCTCAGGTTGCATCCTTGTCTGCTCAGGACACCGAGATCGGTGGCCTGATCGGTGAAGCTTTCGACAAGGTCGGTAAAGACGGCGTGATCACGGTGGAGGAGTCGCAGACTTCTTCCACGGGCCTTGAGTTCACCGAAGGTATGCAGTTCGACAAGGGCTACCTCTCCCCGTACTTCGTGACGGACACCGAAAACATGGAGGCCGTCCTGGAGGACGCCTACGTGTTGGTTAACAGCGGCAAGATCTCTTCGGTGCAGGATTTGCTTCCGGTTCTGGAGAAGATCGCCCAGTCCAAGAAGCCGCTGCTCATCATCGCCGAGGACGTTGAGGGCGAAGCCCTGTCCACGCTGGTTGTTAACCGCATGCGTGAGATCCTGAAGGTCATTGCGGTTAAGGCCCCCGGCTTCGGTGACCGTCGTAAGGCCATGCTGCAGGACATCGCTACCTTGACGGGCGCGACGGTCATCAGCGAAGAGGTTGGTCTGCGTTTGGACCAGGCTGAGTTGGACATGCTCGGTACTGCTCGCCGCGTCGTTTCCACCAAGGACAACACCACCATCGTTGATGGTGGCGGCGCACAGGACGAGGTCGACGCTCGCGTTGCTCAGATCAAGGGCGAAATCGAGCACACGGACTCTGACTGGGACCGCGAGAAGCTGCAGGAGCGCCTGGCCAAGCTTGCTGGTGGCGTCTGCGTGATCCGCGTCGGTGCGTACACCGAGGTGGAGATGAAGGAAAAAAAGCACCGCATCGAAGACGCGATCGCCGCAACTCGCGCTGCGATCGAGGAGGGCATTGTCGCCGGTGGTGGCACGGCTCTGCTGCACGCTTCTGTTGCCATCGATGAGCTGGGTCTGAGCGGTGACGAGGCCACCGGCGCGAACATCGTGAAGAAGGCCACGGCTGAGCCGCTGCGCTGGATCGCTGAGAACGCAGGCCTGCAGGGCTACGTCGCTGTGGCGAAGGTCTCCGAGCTTCCGCTCGGCCAGGGCCTGAACGCTGCGACGGGCGAGTACGGCGAGCTCATCGGCAACGGCATCATCGACCCGGTGAAGGTTTCCCGCTCGGCGCTGCGTAACGCCGCATCGATTGCTTCCATGGTTCTTACCACCGACACGCTCGTGGTGGAGAAGAAGGAAGAAGAGCCCGAGACCCACGGCCATGGTCACGGCCACTGA
- a CDS encoding GntP family permease, with protein sequence MNTWTQTMSAGPLLGIAAAAITVILILVIGFRLHAFLTLILVSLLTAFATGIPTSHIIPTLTESFSKTLGSVALLVGLGAMLGKLVEHSGGAHILAERLVHLFGEKHAPTALGIASLLMGFPMFFDAGLIVMLPVIFAIATQLQRPILHYAIPAIAAFSVMHVFVPPHPGPVTASETYGADLGLLLALGLLVAIPTWYISGIIWGRICSHTYPFPAPTTLFGDTTNTSITNPPRVRTVLFVLLLPMLLIFMNTGLDYLRAAGFVDKKTAWYPTLTTLGSSPIALLISVLTALILLGHRRGNDGTALEKLLDSALGPICSVVLITGAGGMFGGVLRESGIGAALSQSLTNLGLPLIIAAYLISVAMRIAQGSATVALITTAGLLAPSVAAAGYSPGEVVAIALATASGSVFGSHVNDSGFWLVGRLLNMDVATTLRTWTLQQTIQSVVGFVLASAVFLVL encoded by the coding sequence ATGAACACTTGGACCCAGACCATGAGCGCCGGGCCACTACTTGGCATCGCAGCCGCAGCCATCACCGTCATCCTCATCCTCGTCATAGGATTCCGCCTCCACGCATTCCTCACCCTCATCCTCGTCAGCCTCCTCACCGCCTTCGCCACCGGCATACCCACCAGCCACATCATCCCCACCCTGACCGAAAGCTTCTCCAAAACACTCGGCTCCGTTGCCCTTCTCGTCGGCCTGGGCGCCATGCTCGGCAAACTCGTCGAACACTCCGGCGGCGCCCACATCCTCGCCGAACGACTCGTCCACCTCTTCGGCGAAAAACACGCCCCCACCGCCCTGGGCATCGCCTCACTCCTCATGGGCTTCCCCATGTTCTTCGACGCTGGCCTCATCGTCATGCTGCCAGTCATCTTCGCCATCGCCACCCAGCTTCAGCGCCCCATCCTCCACTACGCCATCCCCGCCATCGCTGCCTTCTCCGTCATGCACGTCTTCGTCCCACCCCACCCAGGTCCAGTTACCGCATCCGAAACCTACGGGGCCGACCTGGGCCTACTCCTCGCCTTGGGACTACTCGTAGCAATCCCCACCTGGTACATCTCCGGAATCATCTGGGGACGCATCTGCTCCCACACCTACCCCTTCCCCGCACCCACCACCCTTTTCGGCGACACAACCAACACCTCCATCACCAACCCACCCCGAGTCCGCACTGTCCTGTTCGTTCTGCTGCTGCCAATGCTGCTCATCTTCATGAACACCGGACTGGACTATCTACGCGCAGCAGGATTCGTTGACAAAAAAACAGCCTGGTACCCCACCCTCACCACACTGGGCTCCTCCCCCATCGCACTGCTCATCTCCGTACTGACCGCACTGATCCTGCTAGGCCACCGCCGCGGCAACGACGGCACCGCCCTAGAAAAACTCCTCGACTCAGCACTAGGACCTATCTGCTCAGTCGTCCTCATCACCGGTGCAGGCGGAATGTTCGGTGGCGTCCTACGCGAATCGGGAATCGGAGCCGCCTTGTCCCAATCCCTAACCAACCTCGGCCTACCCCTCATCATCGCGGCATACCTCATCTCCGTAGCCATGCGCATCGCCCAAGGATCAGCAACCGTCGCCCTCATCACTACCGCCGGACTCTTGGCTCCGTCTGTTGCCGCAGCGGGCTACAGCCCCGGAGAAGTTGTCGCCATCGCTCTAGCCACAGCCAGCGGATCCGTTTTCGGTAGCCACGTCAACGACTCCGGATTCTGGCTCGTTGGGCGACTGCTGAACATGGACGTTGCAACAACACTGCGCACCTGGACCCTGCAACAAACCATCCAATCAGTCGTTGGGTTCGTCCTTGCGAGCGCTGTGTTCCTCGTGCTTTAG
- a CDS encoding sigma-70 family RNA polymerase sigma factor, whose product MTIPFRGARKKNSEADASRAVTPWGAAAMGSTGEVSRLTELALAAKSGADSISRNELMRIVRERSFRYARARLGRFPRAASASEDVAQEVCVAVLMSLEKYDHRGVPFEAFMYSICSRKVADVQRVSMRQPVPTDEFPDREDLVPGPEETVVTGIDAQEAGALISKLKPADQEILHLRIAMGLSAEETARSLGKTAGAVRVAQHRAMSRLRELYAAQFEEEQ is encoded by the coding sequence GTGACCATTCCTTTTCGCGGAGCTCGGAAGAAAAATTCCGAGGCAGATGCTTCCCGGGCAGTAACGCCCTGGGGTGCTGCCGCGATGGGATCAACGGGCGAGGTTTCTCGCCTGACTGAGTTGGCGCTCGCTGCGAAGAGTGGGGCGGATTCCATTTCGCGGAACGAGTTAATGCGGATTGTGCGGGAGCGCTCGTTCCGGTATGCGCGTGCACGGCTCGGTCGTTTTCCTCGGGCAGCCAGTGCTTCTGAGGATGTTGCTCAGGAGGTGTGCGTGGCGGTTCTTATGTCGTTGGAGAAGTACGATCACCGCGGCGTGCCTTTTGAGGCGTTCATGTATTCCATCTGTTCACGCAAAGTGGCGGATGTTCAGCGTGTCTCTATGCGGCAGCCGGTTCCGACGGATGAGTTCCCGGACCGGGAAGATTTGGTTCCAGGGCCGGAGGAAACGGTTGTCACGGGCATTGATGCCCAGGAGGCGGGGGCGCTGATCAGTAAGCTCAAACCAGCGGACCAGGAGATTCTTCACCTGCGTATCGCTATGGGGTTGTCTGCCGAAGAAACGGCGAGATCTTTGGGGAAGACCGCGGGAGCGGTCAGGGTCGCGCAGCACCGGGCGATGAGTCGTTTGCGGGAGCTGTATGCGGCGCAGTTCGAGGAGGAACAGTGA
- a CDS encoding WhiB family transcriptional regulator: MTNATRLPGPIADIWDWQLHAACRDADPAIFFHPEGERGSARRNRDHAAQKICASCPVQPQCREHALDVNEPYGVWGGLTETQREEHSNTARRSRAS; this comes from the coding sequence ATGACCAACGCGACCCGCCTACCCGGCCCCATCGCCGACATATGGGACTGGCAACTGCACGCCGCATGCCGCGACGCCGACCCCGCCATCTTTTTCCACCCCGAAGGCGAACGCGGCTCAGCCCGCCGTAACCGGGACCACGCAGCCCAAAAAATCTGCGCCTCCTGCCCTGTACAACCCCAATGCCGCGAACACGCCCTCGACGTCAACGAGCCCTACGGCGTCTGGGGAGGACTCACCGAAACCCAACGCGAAGAACACAGCAACACTGCCCGCCGCAGCCGCGCCAGCTAA